One genomic window of Elaeis guineensis isolate ETL-2024a chromosome 2, EG11, whole genome shotgun sequence includes the following:
- the LOC105041713 gene encoding uncharacterized protein isoform X1, whose translation MEQKHILMSALGLGIGVGVGLGLASGQTVSKWAAPASSSAGVTAENIEKELMRMVVDGREGKVTFDEFPYYLSEQTRALLTSAAYVHLKQADLSKFTRNLSPASQAILLSGPAELYQQMLAKALAHYFEAKLLLLDVTDFSLKIQSKYGSSNKDSFFRRSVSEATLERMSSLLGSFSILAQREEPRVIAGSLHRQNSCVELRPRGSDSNSYMTKLHKNASVSADMHGLTSQCAPINPVPLKRSSSWSFDEKILLQSLYKVLVSVSKSNPVVLYIRDVENLLYRSQRIYSLFQKMLKKLPGPVLILGSRLLESDSDYRDMDGRVGNLFPYNIEIKPPEDETHLVSWKSQLEEDMRMIQIQDNRNHITGVLAENDLECDDLGSICLVDTAVLSNYIEEIVVSAVSYHLMNNKEPEYRNGKLIISSKSLSHGLSIFQESRRSGEDTLKLEANVESGKETVDEDGAAAAVAKPEVSAEASPPEKKSEAEKPASAVKDADGSSLPPKTPEVAPDNEFEKRIRQEVILASEIGVTFNDIGALDEVKESLQELVMLPLRRPDLFTGGLLKPCRGILLFGPPGTGKTMLAKAIANEAGASFINVSMSTVTSKWFGEDEKNVRALFTLAAKVAPTIIFVDEVDSMLGQRTRVGEHEAMRKIKNEFMMHWDGLLTKSGERILVLAATNRPFDLDEAIIRRFERRIMVGLPSVESRELILRKLLSKEKVEELDYREIATTTEGYSGSDLKNLCVTAAYRPVRELIQRERLKELEKKQKAEEGDSSAESSENREEDGEQTVTLRPLNMEDLRQAKNQVAASFACDGSVMSELKQWNDLYGEGGSRKKQQLSYFL comes from the exons ATGGAGCAGAAGCATATACTCATGTCGGCCCTGGGGCTGGGGATTGGCGTCGGGGTGGGGCTCGGGCTGGCCTCCGGCCAGACCGTCAGCAAATGGGCGGCGCCGGCGAGCTCCTCCGCCGGCGTGACGGCGGAGAACATCGAGAAGGAGCTCATGCGGATGGTCGTGGATGGGAGGGAGGGCAAGGTTACCTTCGACGAGTTCCCTTATTACCTCAG TGAACAGACCCGAGCTTTGCTGACAAGTGCAGCCTATGTTCACCTCAAGCAAGCAGACTTGTCCAAGTTTACTCGAAACCTTTCTCCTGCAAGTCAAGCCATTTTGCTCTCAGGCCCTGCAG AGCTTTACCAACAAATGCTTGCCAAGGCACTAGCCCATTACTTTGAGGCCAAATTGTTGTTGCTAGATGTGACTGACTTCTCACTCAAG ATTCAGAGCAAATATGGCAGTTCCAACAAAGATTCT TTTTTTAGAAGATCTGTATCTGAGGCAACTTTGGAGAGAATGTCTAGTTTACTTGGATCTTTTTCGATCCTTGCACAGAGGGAAGAACCTAGAG TTATTGCAGGATCATTACATAGGCAAAACAGCTGTGTAGAGTTAAGACCAAG GGGATCAGATAGCAATAGCTACATGACTAAGCTCCATAAAAATGCATCAGTTTCAGCTGATATGCATGGCCTTACATCACAGTGTGCTCCTATAAATCCAG TTCCTCTCAAACGCTCCAGCAGCTGGTCTTTTGACGAAAAGATTCTTCTACAATCACTTTACAAG GTTCTGGTTTCAGTTTCAAAAAGTAATCCTGTTGTCCTATATATAAGGGATGTTGAGAACCTTCTGTACAGATCGCAAAGGATATATTCTTTATTTCAGAAAATGTTGAAGAAGCTACCAGGACCAGTGTTGATACTTGGTTCAAGATTGTTGGAATCTGATAGTGACTACAGAGATATGGATGGAAGGGTCGGTAATCTGTTCCCTTACAATATAGAGATTAAGCCTCCAGAAGATGAGACTCATTTGGTTAGCTGGAAATCCCAGCTAGAGGAAGACATGAGAATGATACAAATTCAGGATAATAGAAACCATATCACAGGTGTACTTGCAGAGAATGATCTTGAGTGTGATGATTTGGGCTCAATCTGCCTAGTGGATACAGCGGTTTTGAGTAATTACATAGAGGAAATTGTTGTGTCAGCTGTTTCCTACCATTTGATGAATAACAAGGAACCTGAATATAGAAATGGAAAGCTCATCATTTCTTCAAAAAG TTTGTCCCATGGATTGAGTATATTCCAAGAAAGTAGGCGTTCTGGTGAGGATACTCTGAAGCTGGAAGCAAATGTTGAATCAGGAAAG GAAACCGTAGATGAAGATGGTGCGGCTGCAGCTGTGGCAAAACCTGAAGTAAGTGCTGAAGCCTCACCTCCTGAAAAGAAAAGTGAAGCAGAGAAACCAGCATCAGCAGTAAAAGATGCTGACGGTTCATCTCTGCCACCAAAAACACCT GAAGTTGCTCCAGACAATGAATTTGAAAAGCGAATCAGACAAGAGGTCATCCTAGCAAGTGAAATTGGGGTGACATTTAATGACATAGGTGCCCTTGATGAAGTCAAAGAGTCTCTTCAGGAACTAGTCATGCTTCCCCTCCGACGTCCTGACCTCTTTACTGGAGGCCTCCTAAAGCCTTGCAGAGGAATCCTACTGTTTGGGCCACCCGGAACTGGGAAGACAATGCTAGCCAAGGCCATAGCGAATGAAGCTGGAGCAAGTTTCATCAATGTTTCTATGTCCACTGTCACATCAAAATGGTTTGGGGAAGATGAAAAGAATGTCAGAGCTTTGTTTACACTTGCAGCTAAGGTTGCCCCTACTATCATTTTTGTGGATGAGGTTGATAGCATGCTTGGGCAGCGAACTAGGGTAGGAGAACATGAGGCAATGCGGAAGATCAAGAATGAGTTCATGATGCACTGGGATGGGCTCTTAACTAAGTCTGGGGAGAGAATCCTTGTTCTTGCAGCGACAAACAGACCATTTGACCTTGATGAAGCAATTATTAGGAGGTTTGAGCGCAG AATCATGGTTGGTTTACCATCAGTGGAGAGCAGGGAGTTAATCTTAAGGAAACTTTTGTCGAAAGAAAAGGTTGAAGAACTTGACTACAGGGAGATTGCAACTACGACAGAAGGATACAGTGGTAGCGATCTTAAG AACCTATGTGTGACCGCAGCATATCGCCCTGTTCGAGAGCTAATTCAGAGAGAGAGGCTCAAGGAACTG GAGAAGAAGCAGAAAGCCGAGGAAGGAGACAGTTCAGCAGAGAGTTCAGAAAATAGGGAAGAGGACGGGGAACAAACAGTAACCCTCAGACCGTTGAACATGGAAGACTTAAGGCAGGCAAAGAATCAG GTTGCTGCCAGTTTTGCTTGTGATGGTTCTGTGATGAGTGAACTGAAACAATGGAATGATTTATATGGGGAAGGAGGCTCAAGAAAGAAGCAACAGTTGTCTTACTTCCTATAA
- the LOC105041713 gene encoding uncharacterized protein isoform X2 yields MEQKHILMSALGLGIGVGVGLGLASGQTVSKWAAPASSSAGVTAENIEKELMRMVVDGREGKVTFDEFPYYLSEQTRALLTSAAYVHLKQADLSKFTRNLSPASQAILLSGPAELYQQMLAKALAHYFEAKLLLLDVTDFSLKIQSKYGSSNKDSFFRRSVSEATLERMSSLLGSFSILAQREEPRGSLHRQNSCVELRPRGSDSNSYMTKLHKNASVSADMHGLTSQCAPINPVPLKRSSSWSFDEKILLQSLYKVLVSVSKSNPVVLYIRDVENLLYRSQRIYSLFQKMLKKLPGPVLILGSRLLESDSDYRDMDGRVGNLFPYNIEIKPPEDETHLVSWKSQLEEDMRMIQIQDNRNHITGVLAENDLECDDLGSICLVDTAVLSNYIEEIVVSAVSYHLMNNKEPEYRNGKLIISSKSLSHGLSIFQESRRSGEDTLKLEANVESGKETVDEDGAAAAVAKPEVSAEASPPEKKSEAEKPASAVKDADGSSLPPKTPEVAPDNEFEKRIRQEVILASEIGVTFNDIGALDEVKESLQELVMLPLRRPDLFTGGLLKPCRGILLFGPPGTGKTMLAKAIANEAGASFINVSMSTVTSKWFGEDEKNVRALFTLAAKVAPTIIFVDEVDSMLGQRTRVGEHEAMRKIKNEFMMHWDGLLTKSGERILVLAATNRPFDLDEAIIRRFERRIMVGLPSVESRELILRKLLSKEKVEELDYREIATTTEGYSGSDLKNLCVTAAYRPVRELIQRERLKELEKKQKAEEGDSSAESSENREEDGEQTVTLRPLNMEDLRQAKNQVAASFACDGSVMSELKQWNDLYGEGGSRKKQQLSYFL; encoded by the exons ATGGAGCAGAAGCATATACTCATGTCGGCCCTGGGGCTGGGGATTGGCGTCGGGGTGGGGCTCGGGCTGGCCTCCGGCCAGACCGTCAGCAAATGGGCGGCGCCGGCGAGCTCCTCCGCCGGCGTGACGGCGGAGAACATCGAGAAGGAGCTCATGCGGATGGTCGTGGATGGGAGGGAGGGCAAGGTTACCTTCGACGAGTTCCCTTATTACCTCAG TGAACAGACCCGAGCTTTGCTGACAAGTGCAGCCTATGTTCACCTCAAGCAAGCAGACTTGTCCAAGTTTACTCGAAACCTTTCTCCTGCAAGTCAAGCCATTTTGCTCTCAGGCCCTGCAG AGCTTTACCAACAAATGCTTGCCAAGGCACTAGCCCATTACTTTGAGGCCAAATTGTTGTTGCTAGATGTGACTGACTTCTCACTCAAG ATTCAGAGCAAATATGGCAGTTCCAACAAAGATTCT TTTTTTAGAAGATCTGTATCTGAGGCAACTTTGGAGAGAATGTCTAGTTTACTTGGATCTTTTTCGATCCTTGCACAGAGGGAAGAACCTAGAG GATCATTACATAGGCAAAACAGCTGTGTAGAGTTAAGACCAAG GGGATCAGATAGCAATAGCTACATGACTAAGCTCCATAAAAATGCATCAGTTTCAGCTGATATGCATGGCCTTACATCACAGTGTGCTCCTATAAATCCAG TTCCTCTCAAACGCTCCAGCAGCTGGTCTTTTGACGAAAAGATTCTTCTACAATCACTTTACAAG GTTCTGGTTTCAGTTTCAAAAAGTAATCCTGTTGTCCTATATATAAGGGATGTTGAGAACCTTCTGTACAGATCGCAAAGGATATATTCTTTATTTCAGAAAATGTTGAAGAAGCTACCAGGACCAGTGTTGATACTTGGTTCAAGATTGTTGGAATCTGATAGTGACTACAGAGATATGGATGGAAGGGTCGGTAATCTGTTCCCTTACAATATAGAGATTAAGCCTCCAGAAGATGAGACTCATTTGGTTAGCTGGAAATCCCAGCTAGAGGAAGACATGAGAATGATACAAATTCAGGATAATAGAAACCATATCACAGGTGTACTTGCAGAGAATGATCTTGAGTGTGATGATTTGGGCTCAATCTGCCTAGTGGATACAGCGGTTTTGAGTAATTACATAGAGGAAATTGTTGTGTCAGCTGTTTCCTACCATTTGATGAATAACAAGGAACCTGAATATAGAAATGGAAAGCTCATCATTTCTTCAAAAAG TTTGTCCCATGGATTGAGTATATTCCAAGAAAGTAGGCGTTCTGGTGAGGATACTCTGAAGCTGGAAGCAAATGTTGAATCAGGAAAG GAAACCGTAGATGAAGATGGTGCGGCTGCAGCTGTGGCAAAACCTGAAGTAAGTGCTGAAGCCTCACCTCCTGAAAAGAAAAGTGAAGCAGAGAAACCAGCATCAGCAGTAAAAGATGCTGACGGTTCATCTCTGCCACCAAAAACACCT GAAGTTGCTCCAGACAATGAATTTGAAAAGCGAATCAGACAAGAGGTCATCCTAGCAAGTGAAATTGGGGTGACATTTAATGACATAGGTGCCCTTGATGAAGTCAAAGAGTCTCTTCAGGAACTAGTCATGCTTCCCCTCCGACGTCCTGACCTCTTTACTGGAGGCCTCCTAAAGCCTTGCAGAGGAATCCTACTGTTTGGGCCACCCGGAACTGGGAAGACAATGCTAGCCAAGGCCATAGCGAATGAAGCTGGAGCAAGTTTCATCAATGTTTCTATGTCCACTGTCACATCAAAATGGTTTGGGGAAGATGAAAAGAATGTCAGAGCTTTGTTTACACTTGCAGCTAAGGTTGCCCCTACTATCATTTTTGTGGATGAGGTTGATAGCATGCTTGGGCAGCGAACTAGGGTAGGAGAACATGAGGCAATGCGGAAGATCAAGAATGAGTTCATGATGCACTGGGATGGGCTCTTAACTAAGTCTGGGGAGAGAATCCTTGTTCTTGCAGCGACAAACAGACCATTTGACCTTGATGAAGCAATTATTAGGAGGTTTGAGCGCAG AATCATGGTTGGTTTACCATCAGTGGAGAGCAGGGAGTTAATCTTAAGGAAACTTTTGTCGAAAGAAAAGGTTGAAGAACTTGACTACAGGGAGATTGCAACTACGACAGAAGGATACAGTGGTAGCGATCTTAAG AACCTATGTGTGACCGCAGCATATCGCCCTGTTCGAGAGCTAATTCAGAGAGAGAGGCTCAAGGAACTG GAGAAGAAGCAGAAAGCCGAGGAAGGAGACAGTTCAGCAGAGAGTTCAGAAAATAGGGAAGAGGACGGGGAACAAACAGTAACCCTCAGACCGTTGAACATGGAAGACTTAAGGCAGGCAAAGAATCAG GTTGCTGCCAGTTTTGCTTGTGATGGTTCTGTGATGAGTGAACTGAAACAATGGAATGATTTATATGGGGAAGGAGGCTCAAGAAAGAAGCAACAGTTGTCTTACTTCCTATAA
- the LOC105041713 gene encoding uncharacterized protein isoform X3 yields the protein MEQKHILMSALGLGIGVGVGLGLASGQTVSKWAAPASSSAGVTAENIEKELMRMVVDGREGKVTFDEFPYYLSEQTRALLTSAAYVHLKQADLSKFTRNLSPASQAILLSGPAELYQQMLAKALAHYFEAKLLLLDVTDFSLKIQSKYGSSNKDSFFRRSVSEATLERMSSLLGSFSILAQREEPRVIAGSLHRQNSCVELRPRGSDSNSYMTKLHKNASVSADMHGLTSQCAPINPVPLKRSSSWSFDEKILLQSLYKVLVSVSKSNPVVLYIRDVENLLYRSQRIYSLFQKMLKKLPGPVLILGSRLLESDSDYRDMDGRVGNLFPYNIEIKPPEDETHLVSWKSQLEEDMRMIQIQDNRNHITGVLAENDLECDDLGSICLVDTAVLSNYIEEIVVSAVSYHLMNNKEPEYRNGKLIISSKSLSHGLSIFQESRRSGEDTLKLEANVESGKETVDEDGAAAAVAKPEEVAPDNEFEKRIRQEVILASEIGVTFNDIGALDEVKESLQELVMLPLRRPDLFTGGLLKPCRGILLFGPPGTGKTMLAKAIANEAGASFINVSMSTVTSKWFGEDEKNVRALFTLAAKVAPTIIFVDEVDSMLGQRTRVGEHEAMRKIKNEFMMHWDGLLTKSGERILVLAATNRPFDLDEAIIRRFERRIMVGLPSVESRELILRKLLSKEKVEELDYREIATTTEGYSGSDLKNLCVTAAYRPVRELIQRERLKELEKKQKAEEGDSSAESSENREEDGEQTVTLRPLNMEDLRQAKNQVAASFACDGSVMSELKQWNDLYGEGGSRKKQQLSYFL from the exons ATGGAGCAGAAGCATATACTCATGTCGGCCCTGGGGCTGGGGATTGGCGTCGGGGTGGGGCTCGGGCTGGCCTCCGGCCAGACCGTCAGCAAATGGGCGGCGCCGGCGAGCTCCTCCGCCGGCGTGACGGCGGAGAACATCGAGAAGGAGCTCATGCGGATGGTCGTGGATGGGAGGGAGGGCAAGGTTACCTTCGACGAGTTCCCTTATTACCTCAG TGAACAGACCCGAGCTTTGCTGACAAGTGCAGCCTATGTTCACCTCAAGCAAGCAGACTTGTCCAAGTTTACTCGAAACCTTTCTCCTGCAAGTCAAGCCATTTTGCTCTCAGGCCCTGCAG AGCTTTACCAACAAATGCTTGCCAAGGCACTAGCCCATTACTTTGAGGCCAAATTGTTGTTGCTAGATGTGACTGACTTCTCACTCAAG ATTCAGAGCAAATATGGCAGTTCCAACAAAGATTCT TTTTTTAGAAGATCTGTATCTGAGGCAACTTTGGAGAGAATGTCTAGTTTACTTGGATCTTTTTCGATCCTTGCACAGAGGGAAGAACCTAGAG TTATTGCAGGATCATTACATAGGCAAAACAGCTGTGTAGAGTTAAGACCAAG GGGATCAGATAGCAATAGCTACATGACTAAGCTCCATAAAAATGCATCAGTTTCAGCTGATATGCATGGCCTTACATCACAGTGTGCTCCTATAAATCCAG TTCCTCTCAAACGCTCCAGCAGCTGGTCTTTTGACGAAAAGATTCTTCTACAATCACTTTACAAG GTTCTGGTTTCAGTTTCAAAAAGTAATCCTGTTGTCCTATATATAAGGGATGTTGAGAACCTTCTGTACAGATCGCAAAGGATATATTCTTTATTTCAGAAAATGTTGAAGAAGCTACCAGGACCAGTGTTGATACTTGGTTCAAGATTGTTGGAATCTGATAGTGACTACAGAGATATGGATGGAAGGGTCGGTAATCTGTTCCCTTACAATATAGAGATTAAGCCTCCAGAAGATGAGACTCATTTGGTTAGCTGGAAATCCCAGCTAGAGGAAGACATGAGAATGATACAAATTCAGGATAATAGAAACCATATCACAGGTGTACTTGCAGAGAATGATCTTGAGTGTGATGATTTGGGCTCAATCTGCCTAGTGGATACAGCGGTTTTGAGTAATTACATAGAGGAAATTGTTGTGTCAGCTGTTTCCTACCATTTGATGAATAACAAGGAACCTGAATATAGAAATGGAAAGCTCATCATTTCTTCAAAAAG TTTGTCCCATGGATTGAGTATATTCCAAGAAAGTAGGCGTTCTGGTGAGGATACTCTGAAGCTGGAAGCAAATGTTGAATCAGGAAAG GAAACCGTAGATGAAGATGGTGCGGCTGCAGCTGTGGCAAAACCTGAA GAAGTTGCTCCAGACAATGAATTTGAAAAGCGAATCAGACAAGAGGTCATCCTAGCAAGTGAAATTGGGGTGACATTTAATGACATAGGTGCCCTTGATGAAGTCAAAGAGTCTCTTCAGGAACTAGTCATGCTTCCCCTCCGACGTCCTGACCTCTTTACTGGAGGCCTCCTAAAGCCTTGCAGAGGAATCCTACTGTTTGGGCCACCCGGAACTGGGAAGACAATGCTAGCCAAGGCCATAGCGAATGAAGCTGGAGCAAGTTTCATCAATGTTTCTATGTCCACTGTCACATCAAAATGGTTTGGGGAAGATGAAAAGAATGTCAGAGCTTTGTTTACACTTGCAGCTAAGGTTGCCCCTACTATCATTTTTGTGGATGAGGTTGATAGCATGCTTGGGCAGCGAACTAGGGTAGGAGAACATGAGGCAATGCGGAAGATCAAGAATGAGTTCATGATGCACTGGGATGGGCTCTTAACTAAGTCTGGGGAGAGAATCCTTGTTCTTGCAGCGACAAACAGACCATTTGACCTTGATGAAGCAATTATTAGGAGGTTTGAGCGCAG AATCATGGTTGGTTTACCATCAGTGGAGAGCAGGGAGTTAATCTTAAGGAAACTTTTGTCGAAAGAAAAGGTTGAAGAACTTGACTACAGGGAGATTGCAACTACGACAGAAGGATACAGTGGTAGCGATCTTAAG AACCTATGTGTGACCGCAGCATATCGCCCTGTTCGAGAGCTAATTCAGAGAGAGAGGCTCAAGGAACTG GAGAAGAAGCAGAAAGCCGAGGAAGGAGACAGTTCAGCAGAGAGTTCAGAAAATAGGGAAGAGGACGGGGAACAAACAGTAACCCTCAGACCGTTGAACATGGAAGACTTAAGGCAGGCAAAGAATCAG GTTGCTGCCAGTTTTGCTTGTGATGGTTCTGTGATGAGTGAACTGAAACAATGGAATGATTTATATGGGGAAGGAGGCTCAAGAAAGAAGCAACAGTTGTCTTACTTCCTATAA